A genomic region of Papaver somniferum cultivar HN1 chromosome 7, ASM357369v1, whole genome shotgun sequence contains the following coding sequences:
- the LOC113298406 gene encoding uncharacterized protein DDB_G0275933-like — MGYTEEARENHVKTKVEEALRSKMKAKALKECVHYTSKYAECAVGRTLSVVWQCRQEAKELNECLHQYTSDSVLEEMKKAYTLQQES; from the exons ATGGGGTACACTGAAGAAGCCAGAGAAAATCATGTCAAGACGAAAGTTGAAGAAG CTTTGCGAAGCAAGATGAAGGCGAAAGCACTTAAAGAATGTGTCCACTACACTTCAAAGTATGCTGAGTGTGCTGTAGGAAGAACATTATCTGTTGTGTGGCAGTGCCGCCAAGAAGCAAAAGAGCTTAATGAATGCCTTCATCAATA CACAAGTGACTCTGTCTTGGAGGAAATGAAGAAAGCATACACGCTACAACAGGAATCCTAG